The nucleotide sequence GCATACAGAGTACCACCTTTTCCCAGCCTTCTGCCCTCCGGATGTAGCTAGACgtactcatttcatttcatttattttcattcattttatttattccataaagcttatacaccacttgattgtaagggGACGACAACATCAAAGCGgtttggatgctttagttgagattcttcccttgtagggggttggattctacaattctatcattcaaCTCCCATGGGAATTATAATCCAAATAATGTGGTAAGGAAGGcttcaacaaacaaacaggacTCTGCCCCAAGCAGCTTACACTCTGAATTTTGAAAGCATAGAAAAGGCAAAGAAAGAGGAGAGGCTTGTGTCCCTCTGTTTCTACCATGCTACCAATCCCCCCCTTCTTTCTAATGCAAAGCCAACTGCAGCATCAGATAGCTGGATACAGTTGTGCGTACattgtggggaggtggggtttaAAATAAATTTCCGTGCACAAATTGCAGTTAAGAAGATAACCCAAAGAAAGAGATGAGAAAAGCGACGTGAAACCAGGAAAGTTGTTATTTAGACTTCTTCCAGAGCATTTTGGTTATTGGAGGCCGAGAGAAAGCAGCGGTATGAGGTGACTGGTCCTGAGTTGTCTCACACCCTGGGGCATGGCAGCTTTGGGGGCTGGCTCTCATTGGAGGTTGACCAGGATGATTGACAGGGGGATCAGTGCGGCTTGCCCCCAGAAAAGGCTCGGCCCCCTGGCAGCTGAGTTGCACAGGTCAGTGTCGCAGCAGGAAGAATAAAAGGTGAAATTGGTTCCCAGCATGGATCGGGTGCCGTGGGCCCCACACATCGAAGAATCTCCACAGGTCTTCTCATAGATAACCAGTTCCAGGGCacctaaggaaaagagatcagGGATGAGGGTGAACAGAAGATTAGGGGGGTTTCCAGCTCATTAAAAGTGAGGGAAAGGAAGCTGCCCCCTGTCCCTCCCCCATGATAACTTTGGGTGCTGCTTCCCCTTGTTTGGAGTAGCAGGAGTATACCAACTGCAAACAGGAATTGTTATTaacagtaaaaaaaaggtaaaggatccctggacagttaagtccagtcaaaggcaaccatggggttgaagcactcatcttgctttcaggccgagggagccagcgtttgtccacagacagctttctgggtcatgtggccagcaggtctgaaccacttctggcgcaacgggacactatgacggaagccagagcgcacagaaacactgtttacataTTAACAGTATTGCATTTATAACCCAACTTTCCTGCAGGGAGTTAAAGGTGGTGTACAGAGTTCTCCCCCTTTCCCATTTCATCCTctcaaaaaccctgtgaggtagcggAGGCTGAGAGAGAGCGACTGGCCCCCGTTCCCCCAGCCAGCTTCATTGGCTGAATGGGCATTTGAACCCTTGACTCCCAGGCCCTGGCCCAGCAACCCAGCCACTACACTGATGGGAGATACACCCAAACAAGAAAAGTTGGGTCATGTTTGATAGActtgttttatgttttttgaAGTTGGCAAACTGAAAACCCTCCTTTCTATGCTGTGACTAAAAGAAAGGGCTGAATCTGCTTTTAGCGTAAACAACAGAGAAGCTGGCTTTGGAACCTAAGAGAAGTGGGATCTGTAATAAAATGCGGCAGTGTAGCTTCACCCTGAAACCTGAGTTCAGGGTGCTAGCCGGCCACACTCTCCATTGCAATATTATAAACGAATAGGGGAGAAGATGAAGGACAGCATTCACTCTGCTCTTTTCCTCTTCCCAGCTGACACTCAGAAgtccattacagtcgtaccttggaagtcgaacggaatccgttctggaagtccgtccaacttccaaaacgtttgaaaaccaaagcatggcttctgattggctgcaggaaactccttcagccaatcagaagccccgtcggacgtttgggttccaaagaacgtttgcaaaccggaacactcacttccgggtttgcggcattcaggagccaaaacgtcccaGTACCAAGGCGTTCTGGATCCTGGGCGTAATGGACAAGCCCAGTGAACAAACCACTTCCTACAAAGGTACATAAATCTAAGaaataataaagcaaaataaaatccaGGTTCCCCCAGAGCATGTTGGTGCTTTCCCCTTTGTTTCTTACTGGGCCTGTTTTTGTCCCCCATTTCTATTAGCACTAAATATTTTGAGTTTGCTACTAGAGGGAGCGGTAGCTTCAGAAGTTCAGGGCTGCTCCCTGTCCGTCTCTGAAAACATTCCCTCCTCTTTTCCTCCCGCGTTCCCAGGCTTTATTCCTCTGGCCTTGACAAAAGCAGGATCAAAACGTCAAAACTATTGGCAAAAGCGATCGCTAGAAATCTGGCAGCAGAACCTCTGTGCCCTCTGATGATGGACGTGAGGCATCTCTGAGACGGGCCGCATGGTGTGGGGAACTTCAGGCAGTCCAGCGGGGAGATGGTAGGGAACAGGCAGGTGTAGCACCGCAAGGCGGATCCTGAAGGCAAAGAACAAAGGTGGCCTTAAGGCACAAAGTGCTGAAAATCATAGCTCTTAGTTGGCACAATGGTGCGGACCAGGGATGGGCAACTTCTTGCCTCCTgcagctgttggactacaactcctgtcactCCTGCCCATTGCCcaagctgcctggggctgatgggaattggagtccaacagtatccgGAGGCCAAATATTCCAGGCATAGAAAAAATGGTAGCCAATAATACTAAAAAACTTGTTTCATTTATGAACTGCTTcttatgaagtacagtggtaccttgtgttacagacgcttcaggttacagactccactaacccagaaatagtaccttgggttaagaattttacctcaggaagagaacagaaattgtgtggcggcagcgggaggccccattagctacctcaggttaagaacagtttcaggttaagaacggacctccagaacgaattaagttcttaacccaaggtaccactgtatcacaaagcaatttcacaattcAATGAaacagggatagctcagtcggttgagcatgagcctcttaatgTCAGGGTCATGAGTTTGAGCTTCCatgtattttggactacagctctcatccgTCTCAGTCAGGCAAAAGTTAGCGTAAGGTTATATGCTactactgtggcccatgttttgtgagccccaaaatggaaaacgagtgaggtcccaactaaagaatggcaacttaagctgacggaATATgagcagcttgcagacttaacataaagaattagagaacaagaagaacatacgtttagagaagattggaaaatgtttattgaatatagggggggggattgtgtacacctgaaaatgttggcagcattaagataaaaccaacagtgcaaataagttttgatggatgcaataatggaatactgaatggtttagtttttgtaaaatgtgcagggatttatgatatgcaaaatgaaccatggaaagagaagaagggaagtcatagatattttaaggatgtttaagtggatattctaaattgtaaaacagaaaatttaatagagATATCTATAAGAACCCACtttttcaggggtgccaacttgaataaaatattgggtttGGATATTGACCCACGTGGCACAGTTTATGATGATTCAATTAAATGCATGCAACTCGAGCATAGTTCGACTATTCATGACAGCAGTTATTGGGTTACCACAACACAGCTGCTGATAGTCCTCCTTACTTCCACAAGGGGGAAACATATTCCTCCAAATCCCATTAATCTCAGGATATGATTATTTCCCCGTGGGCAAGCAGACCTCCTCCAGCTCTGCCAGATGCTTCTCGCTGTAAAGGAACTCCCTTATTATGCTGAACAGCTGTTGCTTTATTCCAGAACATCTTACTTCGATAGCTCAATGAAAAGAGCCTTATTGCAGAAGGATCACAGCATAGCAGCCTTCAACTTTGGGGTGTCCTGGGTAGGGACCCCAAatcctttcttccttctcccaAAGTCCTTCCCCCTCTTAATTCTGCATGTGACTTTTCCTTTTCCATGCAGAGGATTGGCAGATTATAGGTCAGCGCCTTGAATAGTTGCAtgtaagagagagaaattaaGACTGTGCTGCTTTTCCCATCGGAATGATGCTGTGGCACTGAGAGAAAGTGCATCAGCTGAAATCCTATACCCCCAGCTCACATTTCATAGGCAAACAAGAAGGacgtgtataggtaaaggtaaagggacccctgaccattaggtcctgtagtggccgactctggggttgcggcgctcatctcgctttattggctgagggagccagcgtacagcatgtggccagcatgactaagctgcttctggcgaaccagagcggcgcacggaaatgctgtttaccttcccgccagagcagtacctatttatctacttgcattttgaggtgctttcgaactgctaggttggcaggagcagggaccgaacaatgggagctcacccttttgcggggattcgaaccgccgaccttctgatcggcaagtcctaggctctgtggtttaacccacagcgccacccgtgtcccttatacaTGTATAGGAGACACCCTTAAATTCTCAGGCAAACAAGGTGCCATTCAAAGTATgcagctaggcaaatctccaggcccggatgggcttacctccaaatattataagactctgaaggactacttgatacaacctttgttggaggtatgcaaccagattatggatgggaagagggcaccagaaacgtggaaggaagctttcatcacattgattcctaagactgaatctgaaaagacccagcttaagaactaccgtcccatctcactcctgaatgtggattacaaaatatttgcagacattttggcaagtagacttaaaaaggtcctaaatgaagtaattcacaaggaccaagcaggctttctccctggcagacatttatatgaaaacactagaaacattattgacattttggaactcttgcaaactaaccttaatacaagagcagtgttaatttttattgatgcggagaaggcctttgacaacatttcttggatgtttatgaaaaaaaatttggaagggatgggagtgggacgggggtttgagaatggaatagaggcaatttactcagagcaaaaagctaaactgatagttaataatgtggtgacagaagaatttaaaattgaaaaaggaacacgacaagggtgccctctatcccctcttttatttatatcagtcctggaggtgttgctgaacatgattagggaggaccggttggtacaagggatagaggtcggagtgaaacaatacaaattgaaagcttttgcagatgacttagttctgacactacaggagccagaacccagtacaaaaagagtgctagaacttatagcagagtttggtcgggttgcgggatttaagttgaacaaacaaaaaactaaggttttgaccaaaaatttgacatctacagaaacagaggggttccagagagaaacagaattaagtgtggttaaaaaggtgaaatacctagggatttatttgtcttccaaaaacttgaatttatttaaagacaattatgaaaaatgttggttggaaattaaaagggacttagagatttggtcaagattgaaactttccttgttgggaagaattgcagctataaaaatgaatgtattgccgaaaatgttatttttattccaaaccctacagatcgtggacagagtggaatgctttggaaaatggcagaaggatatatctaagtttg is from Podarcis muralis chromosome 2, rPodMur119.hap1.1, whole genome shotgun sequence and encodes:
- the LY6G6C gene encoding lymphocyte antigen 6 complex locus protein G6c — protein: MKVVFLVTCSTLLLLPSGSALRCYTCLFPTISPLDCLKFPTPCGPSQRCLTSIIRGHRGALELVIYEKTCGDSSMCGAHGTRSMLGTNFTFYSSCCDTDLCNSAARGPSLFWGQAALIPLSIILVNLQ